Within Phycisphaerales bacterium, the genomic segment CGGTTTACCGGCCGCCACGTAGTCGGCGAAACGTCGAAAGACGTAACTCGAGTCGTGCGGGCCGGGACTCGCCTCCGGATGGAACTGCAGCGCGCACACCTGGTTGTCGGGATGCACGTAGCCCTCCAGACTCTGGTCGTTCAGGTTGGTGTGGGTGGCGACGCCTCCCACGCGCGCCAGCGACTTCGGGTCCACCGCGAAGCCGTGATTCTGGCTCGTGATCTCAACGCGCGCCCCGGGTTCGTTGAGCACCGGCATGTTCGCCCCATGGTGCCCGAACGGCAGCTTGAAGGTCTTGGCACCCAGCGCGAGCGCCAGCATCTGGTGACCGAGGCAGATCCCGAAAATCGGGAACTCCCCAAGCAGCGCCTGCAGCGTCACAATCGTGCCTTCCACCGCGGCTGGATCACCCGGGCCATTACTGATCAGCAGGCCATCGGGTTGCAGGGCCCGGATCTCCGCAGCCGAGGCACTCGCCGGCACCCCAGTCACGCGACAGCCGCTATCCACCAGGTGCCGCAGGATGTTGTACTTGGCACCACAGTCAACGGCGACGATGTGGCAACGTGGTGCCCGCTCCGGTGGCGCGGCTACGGCGACCGCCGGTTGGTGGCCGGCAGCGCTGCCCTCGGCCGCCCGGGCGAGTTGCGGCCGCAACTCCGTCAAGCGGAGCAGCGACTCCGACCAGGGCTGCACCTCCGCCGGGGCCACCCGTGTGACGAGGTTCGCGCCAGCCATTTCATCGGCCGCGCGGGCCTGCTGT encodes:
- the carA gene encoding glutamine-hydrolyzing carbamoyl-phosphate synthase small subunit is translated as MIAKLALEDGTIFTGQALGATGTRTGEVVFNTAMTGYQEVFSDPSYCGQIVTMTFPLMGNYGLNPEDFESATVHLSGVVVREVPRRPSNFRATMALPEFLRVHGVLGIAGVDTRALTRRLRIHGALRGVLSTELLDDLALVQQARAADEMAGANLVTRVAPAEVQPWSESLLRLTELRPQLARAAEGSAAGHQPAVAVAAPPERAPRCHIVAVDCGAKYNILRHLVDSGCRVTGVPASASAAEIRALQPDGLLISNGPGDPAAVEGTIVTLQALLGEFPIFGICLGHQMLALALGAKTFKLPFGHHGANMPVLNEPGARVEITSQNHGFAVDPKSLARVGGVATHTNLNDQSLEGYVHPDNQVCALQFHPEASPGPHDSSYVFRRFADYVAAGKPIDASVFASTS